The following DNA comes from Anopheles arabiensis isolate DONGOLA chromosome 3, AaraD3, whole genome shotgun sequence.
tgctgatgcgatGGTCCATGGTGACCCGAAAGGTGCGGCACACCGACCGGCGGTCCCCCGTGATGTCCTGCCCCGCCATGCGGATGGAACGGACCGCCGGCCGACAGCGTCAACGCTCCGCCCAGGTTCGCGGCCTGGTCGCGCAGGTACGCCTCGCCCTGCAGCGCCCGCGGCACAAACTCGGGCGCCAGCGGGTTCAGCACGTACGTCTTCTTCAGCTCCACGCCGTCCAGCTGAGAGCGCAGCAGCGACCAGGTGATGCCGAACAGGCTCTTGTTCTGGTAGCAGATCTCGATGAAGCGCTCCCACACCTTCCGGCAGCGACCGATCGAGCAGAGCGCCACCGGGTCGCCGACCACCGCCACCAGGCTTTGGGCGCGCGTGATCGCCGTGTTGAGCAGCTTCGAGTTGCTCAGGAAGCCGTAGTCCACCTCCTCGCTGCTCGTGCCCGCGCCCTCGCTCGCGTTCGCGTTGCACGTGCGCCTGGTGCGCACCGTCGACAGGAAGATCGCGCGGAACTGCTTGCCCTGCACGTTCGCGAcccgctcgacgctgatgccGCCCATGCGCCGCTTGCGCAGCTCCGACCGGATACGGAACACCTGGTCCGCGTACGGCGTCATGATGCCGATGCTCTGGTCGTTGATTTTGCCCCACGCGCTCGGCCACTTCTTGCGCAGCTCGCACACCCGCTCGACCACCTCGTACACCTCCGAGTTGTTGTAGAAGGCGGTCGAGTTTTTGTCCTGCACGTCCTCGCCGCGCGTCGTGAAGAACGTGAGCGGGTAGAACTTCTCGTGGCGCGGCTGCTTGCCGGACGCGATCAGCTTCTGCTCGTAGAACAGCTCGGACGTGAAGCGGATGATTGCGTCGTGCGCCCGGTAGTTCTCGCACAGCAGTATCTTGCACGGGAAGTCGTTCGGGTAGTGGTCGTACAGCCGCTCGAGCAGCGACACGTGCAGCTTGCGCTCCTTCGCAAAGTTGGAGAACAGCTCCGGCGACATCTGCATGTGGTCGCCGGCCAGCACGATCCGCGTCCGCTCGCCGGCAAGCGCGAGCGGCATGATCGCCTCGCACTCCATCGCCTGGGCCGCCTCGTCCAGGAAGATGTGCGTGAAGTGGCCCTTCGGCAGGTCGAGCGACGCCAGCTCCATCGAGATGTTCAGCGTCACCACCACGATCCGGTGCTTCAGGATGTCCTTCACGGTCGGGCGGCGAAAGTTGCGCATGTTGATGTTCAAATCCACCAGGCAGTACTGTGTGCAAGtaaaaaagagagcaaaaaaaaggcaaattttAATACAACCGCTTCGTTTGTCCCTTTGCCGAGAGAGGAACAGTCCCGACCCACCTTCTGTACAATACTGTTGACCGTCGCGACCCAGCGCTTGTGGTAGTAGACGCGCAGCGGGCGCGCCTCCGTCATGCCCTCCTCCACCCACGGGTGCAGATAGTCCTTGATGTACAGGTCGGCGGCCGAGTTCGAGTGCGTGCAGATCAGTATCTTGGTGccgtcctgcagcagcagctgcttgaTCGCCTGGGCCAGCGTGTACGTCTTGCCGGTGCCGAACGGCCCGATCAGCAGTATCGGGGGCAGCGGCACGCTGACCGGCGTCGTGATCGCCACCACCGCCTCCTTCTGCTTCGAGTTGAGCTTCGGATCGAGCGAAGCGTCCCACTGGCGCTGCGGCGTCCACGGGATGCTCGGCTCGAGAAAGATCTCGGGAAAGATGATGCGGAAGTCCGCTATCTTGTCGATCGCCTGGTGCCACTCGCAGTACGTTAGCCGGTTCGGCTGGAACTGTATGTCGGCGAGGAACTCGGTGTCCGGCTTCAGCCCCAGCCCCGTCACCGCCTTCGCCGACACCTTCAGGTAGATCATGTTCTTGCCCTTATCCTCGATCACCGCCTCGTACACTTTGCGTCGCTCGCCGGCCGGAGTGGTTTCGCGCGCCGCCGCTATGTACACCGCCTGGCAGTTGTTCAGTATGAGCCGGCCGGCCGACGTGTCCTCCGACACGTCCTTGCCGAGCTTCATCAGCGCGAACAGCTCGCCCGAGTGCGAGTACTTGGCCGTGCTGGTCGCCATGCCGCTCGGCGTCAGCAGGTAGTTCGTCACGATCGAGAGCCGCGTCGTGAGGTTGTAGCGGGCGATCTGCTCGTACCGGGCGATCTCCTCCACGTACAGCAGCTCGTGGATGCGGTTGCGGTAGTTGTTGCGCGTCAGCCGCTTCTCCGTGATGGTGGACTGCGTCAGCACGAACGTGGACGCTTTCGGCAGCGGGTAGCGCAGCAGCAGATCCTTCTCCCGCTCCGCGTCCGCCGTGTAGGCGGGCGTGTGCATGTGCGGGATCGGCGCCGTCGTAAACTCGCAGATCTCCGAGTTCGTCTCGTCCCACCGCTCCGCCGTCGACATCACGATGTCCTTCTTGATCTCCTGTATCTTGTCCACCTCCGTCACCGGCACCACGTCCACGCAGATGTGCTTCACCAGCACCGGTTCGCGCCCGAAATCGAACACCACCGTCTGCCGGAACGTGCCGTAGATCTCCGTGCTGAAGCCCACCTTGATCCGATGCTCGAGCACGGCCGGTGCCGCCTCGCCCTTGTCCAACCCCGGTGTCGCCGGTGCCATCCATTCCTGCTCCGAGTTGAGGTCCGCCTCGGACGATGGGCCACCTCCCTTCCCTCCGCCCGACATGCTCTTcttgccgccgccaccaccccCGCTAGGGCCACAGCCAGGTGTGCCGCGCGGCTCGCCCGGGCACACCTGCTTCAGCACGAAGTGATTGCGGTGGGCGTCCTGCAGCAGCGCAACCGCCTTCAGGTAGCGCTTCGTCTTGAGCACGAACGACCACTCGCGCTTGCTCACCTTGGACGAGATCGTCGTGACGAGATCGTGCGAGCAGCTGTCCTCCACCCCCTCCACCTTTTCGCGCATCACCTTCTCGGGGCTGGGCGCCTGCACCCACCGCTCGAGCAGCTGCTCGGTGTAGCTCTTGCCGTACAGCTCCTTGTCCCGCGCCCGCTGCAGCTTCTTCTTCCGGTACTCGAACCGCTCCTTCCACTCGTTCAGCTCGTCGACCCCGTGCGCCTCCACGCACTGGTTGCCGTAGTGACAGTTTTGATTATCCTGGTACTTCTCGCACAGCGTGTACGATTCCGCCACGAAGCCGCGGGGCGGCGGGCGCCATTTCCAGTCGCGACCTGCAAATTATGGGGAAGAAAGAGTTACAGCCAATGGCCCATACATCCCCCTCGCGTCCGTTCCACCTACCCTCATCCGACATGATGATGTTCTGGTGGCTCTCGGTTTGGCAGTGCGCCCGCAGCTCCGACCGGTCGGCAAACGAAAGCGTGCAGTAGACACAGGTAATACTGTTCAGTTTGTCCATCGGCAGCGTACCCTTGCCTCCGAGCTGCTTCTCCTGCCCGTACCCATGGCCGCCCGGCTTGCCGTGCCTATCCATCGGGTGGCTGTTGTGCAGCTTTCCGGGGCCGCTCGACGCTGGGCCGATACCAcggccaccaccactgccCGGCTCCACCGAGCGACCtgagccgccgccgccaccaccaccagcagccgcCGATCCTCGATCGTTGCCGGCTGCACCCTTTCTCTCGCCCTTATCACTGTTTGCTTCATTGAATAAATTACCGTTACTATCACTAGCTTTACTatcactgttgctgctgctgctgctgttgctgctactactactgctactgccaccactgctgctgtgtgttgcGGCTTTTCCCGTCGGTTTTGCCCCTGCCGGCGCATCCACCGCCTCCCTGCGCTTCTCATCGCCCACTCTCTTCTGACCCGGCGCTGCCGCTCGCTGCTGGTGGCTCGCTTCGTCCGCCTCCGCCGACACCGCCGCGTCGCCCGTCGCGTCCCCGTTTCCCACCCGCAGCTGGCTCTCGATCCTGCCCAGCTGCTTCGTGTACCGATCCGGGGGCAGATTGTTGAGGATGAGCTTTTCCAGCTTCGTCTCGATCTGCTCGTACTCGTCGTTTAGCGACGACTGGGAGGAACCGGTCGACGAGCTGGAGGAACCGGTCGCCGGGGCCACCGCTTCGCCGCTCGGTGGATGGTTTTCGCCACCGTCCGGAGCGCCGCCCGACGCGGAGGCCTGCTGTAGCAGCGCCCGCAGCCGGTCCAGATACCGCCCGATGTCCTGGTTGGCGCCCTGGCCCGTCGCCCACTCCTGCAGGATCACGTCCGCTTCGGCAAACTTGCGCTGCTTGAAGAGGGAGTGTATGAGCCGCTTGCGCACCTTCGACTCGGTGCTGCCggtaccgccagcggcaagtGCACTCGCGCTGGACGTTCCATtggtggcagcggcggcggcggtggtttTGCTCGCGCCCGTACCACCACCCttcgacgacg
Coding sequences within:
- the LOC120902621 gene encoding probable helicase with zinc finger domain, with product MTEAQANEYLRHRLWQKAKDIYDSIVGASGSDQPASGRRHSKEQVIACLYGRTECCLELRQYDQVTQDCHRLLKLLALAENAAGSNGTSGGPNSNGAAAGPSSSSTESPSPTPSSSSTGSSSSSKGGGTGASKTTAAAAATNGTSSASALAAGGTGSTESKVRKRLIHSLFKQRKFAEADVILQEWATGQGANQDIGRYLDRLRALLQQASASGGAPDGGENHPPSGEAVAPATGSSSSSTGSSQSSLNDEYEQIETKLEKLILNNLPPDRYTKQLGRIESQLRVGNGDATGDAAVSAEADEASHQQRAAAPGQKRVGDEKRREAVDAPAGAKPTGKAATHSSSGGSSSSSSSNSSSSSNSDSKASDSNGNLFNEANSDKGERKGAAGNDRGSAAAGGGGGGGSGRSVEPGSGGGRGIGPASSGPGKLHNSHPMDRHGKPGGHGYGQEKQLGGKGTLPMDKLNSITCVYCTLSFADRSELRAHCQTESHQNIIMSDEGRDWKWRPPPRGFVAESYTLCEKYQDNQNCHYGNQCVEAHGVDELNEWKERFEYRKKKLQRARDKELYGKSYTEQLLERWVQAPSPEKVMREKVEGVEDSCSHDLVTTISSKVSKREWSFVLKTKRYLKAVALLQDAHRNHFVLKQVCPGEPRGTPGCGPSGGGGGGKKSMSGGGKGGGPSSEADLNSEQEWMAPATPGLDKGEAAPAVLEHRIKVGFSTEIYGTFRQTVVFDFGREPVLVKHICVDVVPVTEVDKIQEIKKDIVMSTAERWDETNSEICEFTTAPIPHMHTPAYTADAEREKDLLLRYPLPKASTFVLTQSTITEKRLTRNNYRNRIHELLYVEEIARYEQIARYNLTTRLSIVTNYLLTPSGMATSTAKYSHSGELFALMKLGKDVSEDTSAGRLILNNCQAVYIAAARETTPAGERRKVYEAVIEDKGKNMIYLKVSAKAVTGLGLKPDTEFLADIQFQPNRLTYCEWHQAIDKIADFRIIFPEIFLEPSIPWTPQRQWDASLDPKLNSKQKEAVVAITTPVSVPLPPILLIGPFGTGKTYTLAQAIKQLLLQDGTKILICTHSNSAADLYIKDYLHPWVEEGMTEARPLRVYYHKRWVATVNSIVQKYCLVDLNINMRNFRRPTVKDILKHRIVVVTLNISMELASLDLPKGHFTHIFLDEAAQAMECEAIMPLALAGERTRIVLAGDHMQMSPELFSNFAKERKLHVSLLERLYDHYPNDFPCKILLCENYRAHDAIIRFTSELFYEQKLIASGKQPRHEKFYPLTFFTTRGEDVQDKNSTAFYNNSEVYEVVERVCELRKKWPSAWGKINDQSIGIMTPYADQVFRIRSELRKRRMGGISVERVANVQGKQFRAIFLSTVRTRRTCNANASEGAGTSSEEVDYGFLSNSKLLNTAITRAQSLVAVVGDPVALCSIGRCRKVWERFIEICYQNKSLFGITWSLLRSQLDGVELKKTYVLNPLAPEFVPRALQGEAYLRDQAANLGGALTLSAGGPFHPHGGAGHHGGPPVGVPHLSGHHGPSHQQQQQQQQQQQQQHQQPQSHPQQAQGPGGVHAAHHLHHLQAHHHAAAPQQSGGAGSSFHHGTVGGGAGGASFPLGGVAAGGTGAGGIAGIQNAAAAAALMRNQLAITPFIGPTSAVQGPGAAQSAMLQQHLQSQQPSQQQPPVQQQQQPGQQQFPYQNQLYFYQQQQQQQQQQQQSSQQQQSLRAGGPTLVPPHPAALGGPPIPPNMAPPPPNPSVPNLWGATGAGGAFPMVSSPGGRNTPPGWRLAQKNVPPSIRPQLTAVAAAAAAAAAAVATGQTVAHPLGLGLPNRPGPPPLIAPPMRSPTIAGGQAPPPLGPLPYFQQQQQPNKGPAGVVAAAAALMQTQAQQQQQQAGGGAFGAGLYHQAPHLAGGPLQQGPVVAQPNHHIRPMLAGGPISPSGFQQQQQQQQPPQAIPNSQSQGHYAQTGDLYMTSIQSELMAISNRMPHMVVAAAAAAAGQKLGTGGGGGGAGGAPGGAGAPMGRGADQFAMDKASDFHFLQNVHFPELRNTAANHQQQLGGPHLPSVSTSAHLLQQQQHQQQQVANTMLGSVTQQQQQQHGGSGHVPADFNHLLPAGMSFIDMALQTKEFQYYWFTKLMESKGLEAANKFTDILRQVPTAVASSMKSQQSGGLASGQQQQQQQQQPGMKIPGLGSAGSGPLSSQADLFLDNMLNPMRSDPLLLGGAAGGVGTAGSLVHGNVLVNGVTGPASNASNASNANNNNSNNNNNSNHPGAAGAKGGILESDDLFASLSSSLAPEIPSLVGGPSSQQSQQQQSVPLYRRQAGQNYQSGGSGAGSAGGGSNSSAGGGTGTVGTGSSSSHSIELSTPDLLDSVQLHQQQQQQQQQQHFGMQQTLLDMLEPKMAPQGYLFGAANGGGNQFTGNSMLDQQHQHQQNGGCFPGNAGYSSIQNIAAGLLQQQQQMQHQQHGLGGRGDYMPHLTSHAGSQMQTGGLIQSQSHLHDDHMLAQRQPGGGGAGPGGMPPSSSAAHATYASVLSQGQQQQQQQQQQQQQHQQQQQHHQQHHQHHHGNNGNQHQVQHQHHHYGAQPQQQQHGHANAMDGLKQLGKIELSDGGALLDASANNGNNGAVGNDPFAPLRNLGGKSNGLYNYFL